The following proteins are encoded in a genomic region of Amycolatopsis sulphurea:
- a CDS encoding HAD family hydrolase encodes MAETRNEESPRRVAAFFDLDKTIIASSSALAFSKPLLKEGLINRRAALRSAYAQLVFSLAGADADKTERMRAEVSALCAGWDVAQVSAIVRETLHDVVDPLVYVEAAELIAQHLADGHDVVVLSATGEEVAAPVAEMLGATRCIATRMEILDGRYSGQVDFYCYGENKAVAAKQQAAEHGYDLAECFAYTDSSTDIPLLEVVGHPHAVNPDKALRHAAEEQGWPVLSFERPMSLRTRIPARSAGMVALGVGAVAAGATWYSLSRRRRSRASDG; translated from the coding sequence GTGGCCGAAACCCGCAACGAAGAGTCGCCCCGGCGCGTCGCCGCGTTCTTCGACCTTGACAAGACGATCATCGCCTCCTCCAGCGCTCTCGCGTTCAGCAAGCCGTTGCTCAAAGAAGGGCTGATCAACCGGCGAGCCGCGTTGAGAAGTGCCTACGCGCAACTGGTCTTCTCGCTCGCCGGCGCCGATGCCGACAAGACCGAACGGATGCGCGCCGAGGTTTCGGCGCTCTGCGCGGGCTGGGACGTCGCACAGGTCTCCGCGATCGTCCGCGAGACTCTGCACGACGTCGTCGATCCGCTCGTCTACGTCGAGGCGGCCGAGCTGATCGCGCAGCACCTTGCCGACGGACACGACGTGGTGGTCCTGTCGGCCACCGGCGAGGAGGTCGCGGCACCGGTCGCGGAGATGCTGGGCGCCACGCGGTGCATCGCGACGCGTATGGAGATCCTCGACGGCCGGTACTCCGGGCAGGTCGATTTCTACTGTTACGGCGAAAACAAGGCGGTGGCGGCGAAACAGCAAGCCGCCGAGCATGGCTACGATCTCGCGGAGTGCTTTGCCTACACCGATTCCAGTACGGACATCCCGCTGCTGGAAGTGGTCGGTCACCCGCACGCGGTGAATCCGGACAAGGCGCTCCGCCACGCCGCCGAGGAGCAGGGGTGGCCGGTGCTGTCGTTCGAGCGGCCGATGTCGTTGCGCACGCGAATCCCGGCCCGCTCGGCGGGCATGGTGGCCCTCGGCGTCGGCGCGGTCGCGGCCGGCGCGACGTGGTACAGCCTCAGCCGTCGCCGTCGGTCTCGCGCCTCCGACGGCTGA
- the ssd gene encoding septum site-determining protein Ssd produces MATARPLVVAANGTVLEEIQRVAAIAGSELDHVPDLSAARGRWVRAPLVVIDEEAAAERPVLPRRDSVVLVCKGTAGLAAWRRAATIGARRVFSLPEDESELTVAFADVADAPAESPGPVVALVGGRGGAGASVLAAAVAVAADRGGPALLVDCDPLGGGLDLPLGLEHAEGLRWPEVRLTGRVSVPALVASLPSRGALPVLSCGRSGTGPSPSALSAVVAAGRRAGRTVVCDLPRHLDEGALGVAAAADLVVLVVPVEFRACMAAKQVLHRLGAHADRLAIVASGHSIDGAPPSRTAELLGPPLLATLPPERRVAATLETGEFELPAKGALVAAAGAVLAELRSATAAPFQTAA; encoded by the coding sequence ATGGCCACCGCACGTCCGCTCGTCGTCGCCGCAAACGGCACGGTGCTCGAAGAAATCCAGCGTGTCGCGGCTATCGCAGGCAGCGAGCTGGATCACGTACCGGACCTGTCCGCCGCGCGCGGCCGCTGGGTGCGGGCGCCCCTGGTGGTGATCGACGAGGAAGCCGCGGCCGAGCGCCCGGTCCTGCCCCGTCGCGACTCCGTAGTGCTGGTCTGCAAAGGCACCGCCGGATTGGCGGCCTGGCGGCGGGCCGCGACCATCGGCGCCCGCCGGGTTTTCAGCCTGCCCGAGGACGAATCCGAACTCACCGTGGCCTTCGCGGATGTCGCCGACGCACCCGCCGAATCCCCCGGGCCGGTCGTCGCGCTGGTCGGTGGCCGTGGCGGCGCGGGCGCCTCGGTGCTGGCCGCAGCGGTCGCGGTAGCGGCGGATCGCGGTGGCCCGGCGTTGCTCGTCGACTGTGATCCGCTCGGTGGCGGGCTCGACCTGCCACTCGGCTTGGAACACGCGGAAGGCCTGCGCTGGCCGGAAGTCCGGCTGACCGGTCGCGTGTCGGTGCCCGCGCTGGTCGCGTCGTTGCCCAGCCGCGGGGCGCTCCCGGTGCTGTCTTGCGGACGGTCCGGCACCGGGCCCAGCCCGAGTGCGCTGTCCGCGGTGGTCGCCGCGGGCCGCCGCGCCGGCCGTACGGTCGTCTGCGATCTGCCCCGGCATCTCGACGAGGGCGCGCTCGGGGTTGCCGCTGCAGCCGATTTGGTCGTCCTGGTCGTGCCGGTGGAGTTTCGCGCGTGCATGGCCGCGAAACAGGTTCTGCACCGGCTCGGCGCCCACGCCGACCGGCTTGCGATTGTCGCAAGTGGACACTCGATCGACGGTGCCCCGCCTTCCCGCACCGCGGAGCTGCTCGGGCCGCCACTGCTCGCGACGCTGCCTCCGGAACGCCGGGTCGCCGCCACCCTCGAAACGGGCGAGTTCGAGCTGCCCGCGAAAGGTGCGCTCGTGGCCGCGGCCGGAGCCGTGCTGGCTGAACTGCGATCCGCCACCGCAGCCCCGTTCCAGACGGCAGCCTGA